The segment CCTATTATTTGCTTTTCCTCATCCGCTTTTCCTTGCCCGACGTCTCGGGGTACGACACGGTGCTGATCGGTTTCCCGATCTGGTGGTACGTCGCGCCGACGATCATCAACACGTTCTTGGAGGGCTGCGACTTGTCCGATAATAGGGTAGCCGTCTTCGCGACGTCCGGCGGCTCCGGCATGGGACACACGCTCGACGAGCTCAAGCCGTCCGCGCCCGGTGCGGTCTGGCTCTCGGGCAAACGGTTCGGGAACCGCGAGTCGGTTTCGTCGCTCAAAGCCTGGATCGAGGGACTGCAGCCGCGCCGATGTGAGGGAATGGCCGAGGGCCGGAAGGAGGGGCAGGATGGTGAAGTTTCTGTGAATACTGGCTTTTGCCGCGGCCTTTCTTCCCCGTGCGGCGCTTGCTACGAAGGACGACGGCATGATTTTGATCAAGGGCGGCTCGTTCACGATGGGGAGCCCGAACGACGAATCGCGGCGGCGGTTGGAACGACTTCGCCAAGCACCTGCGCTGCACCTATCGCGCCTCCATGCCCCCCGGACGGTCCAGCGCTTCGGTCGGCATGCGTCTGGCAAGGAACGCCGTGCCCCATGACCGGTTCCTTGGTGTCGAGGATCGAGGGAGACGCACCGGAGAAGGGGGTGAGAGCATATTCAACTGGTCTGGAATCCTCATCGGGCTGGCCTCCTTCATCGTCATCGGCGTCCTTCATCCCGTCGTCATCAAGTGCGAGTATTACTTTTCCGACAGGGTATGGCCGGTTTTCCTGGCGGGTGGCCTCGCCTTCTGCGCCGCCTCCCTGCTCGTGGAGCATCCCCTGCTCTCCTCCGTCCTGGGAGTCGTGGGCTTTTCCCTGCTTTGGAGCATCCGCGAGCTGAAGCAGCAGACCCGACGCGTCGAGAAGGGGTGGTTTCCCAAAAAACCCAAACGCGCGCCGAAGGAATGAGCCTCCCCTTGTTTACAGGCTTCGCGGCTCCACGGCTTGCTGCCTGTGGGGACAGAGGAGTCGGACGATGACGACGGTGGAAAAAGGTTGTCTGCGTATCCTGCGAGGCGATCACGGCTATTCATGATTGCCAAGAATCGTCGAAGCGTCCTTTCGGAAAGTGATTATAGCCACACAAAGAGCGTCCTCCCGATGATAAATTATGTGCGGGATGAAAAACACAGGGCTCCTCGGGAGCC is part of the uncultured Fretibacterium sp. genome and harbors:
- a CDS encoding DUF4491 family protein; this translates as MRLARNAVPHDRFLGVEDRGRRTGEGGESIFNWSGILIGLASFIVIGVLHPVVIKCEYYFSDRVWPVFLAGGLAFCAASLLVEHPLLSSVLGVVGFSLLWSIRELKQQTRRVEKGWFPKKPKRAPKE